A stretch of the Actinoalloteichus fjordicus genome encodes the following:
- a CDS encoding DUF4232 domain-containing protein, with product MRKTTRTTTTLAGVLGGALLLVGGQTVAGATATEPDVREGGVSACTAEDVEVELNPQPERPADYLLALTNVSDKTCEFSGALGLAGQNMAGEPIDQVPNDSVDHPGAPAPITLAPDHTAFAGVQVDLGDKGDPDTYVAAGFTASLPEFDGEVQARIVGAEDEPVQIPLTGLRVGTLQPVTDGVLF from the coding sequence ATGCGGAAGACGACTCGGACGACGACCACCCTGGCGGGGGTTCTCGGCGGCGCGCTGCTTCTGGTGGGCGGGCAGACCGTCGCAGGAGCGACGGCGACGGAGCCCGATGTCCGCGAGGGCGGCGTCTCGGCCTGCACGGCCGAGGACGTCGAGGTCGAGCTCAATCCTCAGCCCGAGCGCCCCGCCGACTATCTGCTGGCGCTGACGAACGTCTCGGACAAGACCTGCGAGTTCAGCGGCGCGCTCGGACTGGCGGGCCAGAACATGGCGGGCGAGCCGATCGACCAGGTACCCAACGACTCCGTCGACCACCCCGGCGCCCCCGCACCGATCACCCTGGCCCCGGACCACACCGCCTTCGCGGGCGTCCAGGTGGACCTCGGTGATAAGGGCGACCCGGACACCTACGTCGCCGCCGGCTTCACCGCCTCGCTGCCCGAATTCGACGGCGAGGTCCAGGCGAGGATCGTCGGCGCCGAGGACGAGCCGGTGCAGATCCCGCTCACCGGCCTGCGCGTCGGCACCCTCCAGCCGGTCACGGACGGCGTCCTCTTCTGA
- a CDS encoding DUF397 domain-containing protein has product MPVERAWFKSSRSGGNNANCVEVRFASGGVDVRDSKNAAGPRLSVSSPVWVQFLDDLRGGRATMDR; this is encoded by the coding sequence GTGCCAGTTGAGAGAGCGTGGTTCAAGAGCAGCCGCAGCGGCGGGAACAATGCCAACTGTGTCGAGGTGCGTTTCGCCTCGGGTGGGGTGGATGTGCGGGATTCGAAGAATGCCGCAGGTCCGAGGTTGAGTGTGTCTTCACCTGTTTGGGTGCAGTTCCTTGACGATCTCCGGGGTGGGCGGGCGACCATGGATCGCTGA
- a CDS encoding helix-turn-helix domain-containing protein, with translation MSSRSRQTIERRQLGAELNRLRKAAGKQQKDAAAVLECDSSVISRMEGGGRPLKRLEVDALLDLYGVPAEARPEIYDLAQVARQRQPRRMHSDVMPGAFRRLSDHEAFASEIYYSEGEIIPGLLQTEDYARALIRVSRAAIGADDPIEVENLVQFRMERQELLTREDAPRLWFVIGEAALRRPLGSRTILLNQIRRLLLVIENQRTVTIQVAPLSIADHPMLGDSMAIFRFGAKAPDTVYQSTFIEGGVYLKADEDIAACIHAFDRLRAVALGPDQSREFLTRCVKELDGAS, from the coding sequence ATGAGCAGCAGGTCTCGGCAGACGATCGAACGTCGCCAGCTCGGCGCTGAACTGAACAGGCTCCGTAAGGCCGCAGGTAAGCAGCAGAAGGATGCGGCAGCCGTCCTCGAATGCGACAGCAGCGTGATCAGCAGGATGGAGGGCGGTGGTCGACCGCTGAAGCGCTTGGAGGTCGACGCCCTGCTTGATCTCTACGGCGTCCCAGCCGAAGCTCGTCCCGAGATCTACGACCTGGCTCAGGTAGCGCGGCAGCGCCAGCCGAGGCGGATGCACTCCGATGTCATGCCAGGAGCCTTCCGACGCCTCAGCGACCACGAGGCGTTCGCCAGCGAGATCTACTACTCAGAGGGCGAGATCATTCCGGGGCTGTTGCAGACTGAAGACTATGCACGGGCGTTGATCCGCGTGTCCAGGGCTGCCATTGGAGCAGATGATCCCATCGAGGTCGAGAACCTCGTCCAGTTCCGTATGGAACGTCAGGAGCTGCTCACCCGTGAAGACGCGCCTCGGTTGTGGTTCGTCATCGGTGAAGCCGCACTTCGTCGTCCTCTGGGTAGTCGGACTATCCTACTAAACCAGATTCGCCGATTGCTTCTCGTCATCGAAAATCAGCGGACCGTCACCATTCAGGTGGCGCCGCTGTCGATCGCGGACCACCCGATGTTGGGCGATTCGATGGCAATCTTCCGCTTCGGGGCGAAGGCGCCAGACACTGTCTACCAGTCTACGTTTATCGAGGGTGGGGTCTACCTCAAGGCTGACGAGGATATCGCGGCCTGTATCCACGCTTTCGATCGGTTGCGAGCGGTCGCATTGGGTCCGGATCAATCCCGAGAATTTTTGACACGTTGCGTGAAGGAGCTGGACGGTGCCAGTTGA
- a CDS encoding M14 family metallopeptidase, protein MSTLREPRGRRAALVRRLGAGLLAAGLFAASGATAVAETQAGGASPSSAEPPSTGFELSDGAAWTTEDEEIAFLAEVADRGRGIEIEQAGTSVQGRPLNLVRIGGPRLAPARTTALLLCSQHGNEPSGREACLSTIRDLAFTEDRELQRLLRTTELLFVPTANPDGFVANTRGNGEGIDINRDHIALTTPEARTIAELLRDHEPDLVYDLHEYGARPPVYDRDFLSLWPRNLNTDDRVHAQSEALSEEYVRPAVETAGFTSGIYGIHVDPETGEPIEQVAGDGQERILRNTAGIKDAVGILVETRTTALTEEELADPAVNNRRRVDSQLAGLAGAFDMLRERGARISLTTGAARAAGYLNHRPIYFGGADNEEPAPDDVVTERICGYRLTAEQFTEVESTLATHGVRSWSGRDGVLVPMAQPLRELIPLLLDERADFHLTAGTPAARC, encoded by the coding sequence GTGTCCACCCTCCGAGAACCCCGAGGACGACGCGCCGCCCTCGTCAGACGCCTGGGGGCCGGGCTGCTCGCCGCAGGCCTGTTCGCCGCATCAGGAGCCACCGCCGTGGCCGAGACCCAGGCGGGCGGCGCGTCTCCGTCGTCGGCCGAGCCGCCGAGCACCGGCTTCGAACTGAGCGACGGTGCTGCCTGGACCACTGAGGACGAGGAGATCGCCTTCCTCGCCGAGGTCGCCGACCGTGGCCGAGGCATCGAGATCGAGCAGGCGGGCACCTCCGTCCAGGGCAGGCCGCTGAATCTGGTGCGCATCGGCGGCCCCCGATTAGCGCCCGCCCGCACCACCGCCCTCCTGCTGTGTTCACAGCATGGCAACGAGCCCTCGGGCCGCGAGGCGTGCCTGTCGACGATCCGTGATCTGGCCTTCACCGAGGATCGGGAGCTGCAACGGCTGCTCCGGACCACCGAGCTGCTGTTCGTGCCCACCGCGAACCCGGACGGCTTCGTCGCGAACACCCGAGGCAACGGCGAGGGCATCGACATCAACCGCGACCACATCGCGCTGACCACCCCCGAGGCGCGCACCATCGCGGAACTTCTCCGGGACCACGAACCGGATCTGGTCTACGACCTGCACGAGTACGGCGCCCGCCCGCCGGTGTACGACCGGGACTTCCTCTCGCTGTGGCCGCGCAACCTCAACACCGACGACCGGGTTCATGCGCAGTCCGAGGCGCTCTCCGAGGAGTACGTGCGTCCTGCGGTGGAGACGGCGGGCTTCACCAGTGGCATCTACGGCATTCACGTCGATCCGGAGACCGGCGAGCCCATCGAACAGGTCGCGGGCGACGGCCAGGAGCGCATCCTGCGCAACACCGCAGGGATCAAGGACGCGGTGGGCATCCTCGTCGAGACCAGGACCACCGCGCTGACCGAGGAGGAGCTGGCCGATCCGGCGGTGAACAACCGTCGTCGCGTCGACTCGCAGCTCGCGGGGCTGGCCGGCGCGTTCGACATGCTGCGCGAGCGGGGCGCGCGGATCAGCCTGACCACGGGCGCGGCGCGGGCCGCGGGCTATCTCAACCACAGACCGATCTACTTCGGCGGGGCCGACAACGAGGAGCCCGCGCCCGATGACGTCGTCACCGAGCGGATCTGCGGCTACCGGCTGACCGCCGAGCAGTTCACCGAGGTCGAGTCGACGTTGGCGACGCACGGCGTGCGGAGCTGGAGCGGTCGGGACGGTGTGTTGGTGCCGATGGCACAGCCGCTGCGTGAGCTGATCCCGTTGCTGCTCGACGAGCGGGCCGACTTCCACCTGACGGCGGGGACTCCGGCGGCTCGCTGCTGA
- the pnuC gene encoding nicotinamide riboside transporter PnuC, which translates to MSLLLEHHLVLLGQQVSWAEFIGQLCALAVVFLAQRRTLWTWPVQVAATVLLFSVYFSAQLGGLATRQVVILAISIYGWWAWSRRRDPVYGIAVRPATGVERLILLGLMLGGTTAFALLLDSLNASWAPWPDAWIFVGTAVAFLAQSRGLVEFWLVWLAVDAVGVPLQLASGLWFSALVYVVFAVLVVQGWLQWARAARAQRAASADPGNAAKSLA; encoded by the coding sequence ATGAGTCTGCTGCTGGAACACCACCTGGTGCTGCTCGGCCAACAGGTGTCCTGGGCCGAGTTCATCGGACAGCTCTGTGCGCTGGCGGTGGTCTTCCTTGCGCAGCGCAGAACACTGTGGACCTGGCCGGTGCAGGTGGCCGCCACGGTGCTGCTGTTCAGCGTCTACTTCTCTGCGCAGCTCGGCGGACTCGCCACCCGGCAGGTCGTGATCCTGGCGATCTCGATCTACGGCTGGTGGGCCTGGAGCAGGCGGCGTGATCCCGTCTACGGCATCGCCGTCCGCCCGGCGACCGGCGTCGAGCGCCTGATCCTGCTGGGCCTCATGCTCGGGGGGACGACGGCCTTCGCGCTGCTGCTCGATTCGCTGAACGCGTCCTGGGCGCCATGGCCGGACGCGTGGATCTTCGTCGGGACGGCGGTGGCCTTCCTTGCGCAGAGCCGAGGCCTCGTCGAGTTCTGGCTCGTCTGGCTGGCGGTGGATGCGGTGGGCGTCCCGCTGCAGCTCGCCTCGGGGCTATGGTTCAGCGCACTGGTGTACGTGGTGTTCGCCGTGCTGGTGGTCCAGGGCTGGTTGCAGTGGGCGCGCGCCGCACGGGCCCAGCGCGCCGCCTCGGCCGACCCGGGGAACGCGGCGAAGTCACTAGCTTGA
- a CDS encoding mechanosensitive ion channel family protein, producing MGENIRSGLGDAWSMIATFVPKFIGFLIILLIGWLIAKGVSKGLGLLLHRAGFHRLVEKTGLSGMLSKSKVDLGDIIIKIIYYFIMLITLQIAFSVFGSGNAISQLLHQVIVYIPRVVVALILLLIAAAIGRVVRDLIRSALAGRSYGHLLGTLSFVFLVALGVIAALNQLGIAVTVTLPVLITVLATIGGILVVGLGGGLIKPAQQRWVTWLDHFENETARSGGAGQRAGGATAAGGGGAGGVGEGRDRPAGRPRRRPGDADPFDSGGQPT from the coding sequence GTGGGCGAGAACATTCGCAGCGGGCTCGGGGACGCCTGGTCCATGATCGCCACGTTCGTGCCCAAATTCATCGGTTTCCTTATCATCCTGCTGATCGGCTGGTTGATCGCCAAGGGAGTGTCCAAGGGGCTCGGGCTGCTGCTGCACCGCGCGGGCTTCCACCGGCTGGTGGAGAAGACCGGGCTCTCCGGGATGCTCAGCAAGTCCAAGGTCGATCTCGGCGACATCATCATCAAGATCATCTATTACTTCATCATGCTGATCACGTTGCAGATCGCGTTCAGCGTCTTCGGCTCCGGCAATGCCATCAGCCAACTCCTCCACCAGGTCATCGTCTACATCCCGCGCGTCGTGGTGGCACTGATCCTGCTGTTGATCGCGGCGGCCATCGGCCGGGTGGTGCGAGACTTGATCCGCTCCGCGCTCGCCGGGCGGTCCTACGGACATCTGCTCGGCACGCTGTCCTTCGTCTTCCTTGTCGCGCTGGGCGTCATCGCCGCGCTCAACCAGCTCGGAATCGCCGTCACCGTCACGCTGCCGGTACTGATCACGGTGCTGGCCACCATCGGCGGCATCCTGGTGGTCGGCCTGGGCGGCGGCCTCATCAAGCCTGCTCAGCAGCGGTGGGTGACCTGGCTGGACCACTTCGAGAACGAGACCGCCCGCAGCGGCGGAGCGGGCCAGCGCGCAGGCGGTGCGACCGCGGCGGGTGGCGGCGGCGCAGGCGGTGTCGGGGAGGGGCGCGACCGGCCTGCAGGCCGTCCCCGGCGCAGGCCCGGTGACGCCGACCCGTTCGACTCCGGCGGCCAGCCGACCTGA
- a CDS encoding PucR family transcriptional regulator, translating to MGEAIEAGQARNGLSVQTLRRLEYASGGLATASIASMQSLLPWFRRLPADQRASILLIIQAGVANFIVWLSESESTPRVTAEGFLRAAPKDLSRWMSLRQTVELVRIAIDVFERRLPELAADDAERAVLTEGILRFGREIAFTAATSYAAAAEARGAWDARLESLIVDGVVRGDAEESLLSRASALGWDQPVAATVLVGNPPSTDPPAVLYEVRSRAARVSRPVLLGVHGSRLVVVLGGMVDAAEERDVLLKISEGFGDGPVVAGPTVESLADAHRSAEDALSGLRAVVAWPAAPRPVRSTDLLPERALAGDPGAERQLVEQVMMPLAESSGGLLETVQAYLEVGGVLEACAKTLFVHPNTVRYRLRRVAELTGYNPADPRDALVLQVALKVGRLAHARGLW from the coding sequence ATGGGCGAGGCCATCGAAGCAGGACAGGCCAGGAATGGACTGTCTGTACAGACCCTGCGCAGGCTGGAGTACGCCTCCGGCGGCCTGGCCACCGCGAGCATCGCATCGATGCAGAGCCTGCTTCCCTGGTTCCGCAGACTCCCAGCCGATCAGCGGGCCAGCATCCTGCTGATCATCCAGGCAGGCGTGGCGAACTTCATCGTCTGGCTGAGCGAGTCGGAGTCCACGCCGAGAGTGACGGCCGAGGGATTCCTGCGCGCCGCCCCCAAGGACCTGTCCCGGTGGATGAGCCTGCGCCAGACGGTCGAGCTGGTACGCATCGCCATCGACGTCTTCGAACGCAGGCTCCCCGAACTCGCCGCGGACGACGCGGAGCGGGCGGTGCTGACCGAGGGAATCCTCCGCTTCGGTCGCGAGATCGCCTTCACCGCCGCCACCTCGTATGCGGCGGCGGCCGAGGCCAGGGGCGCCTGGGACGCCCGGCTGGAGTCACTGATCGTGGACGGGGTCGTGCGGGGCGACGCCGAGGAGTCCCTCCTGTCCAGGGCCTCGGCGCTGGGCTGGGATCAACCGGTCGCCGCCACCGTGCTGGTCGGCAATCCGCCGTCGACCGATCCGCCCGCCGTGCTCTACGAGGTGCGCAGCCGTGCGGCCAGGGTGTCCCGGCCGGTGCTGCTGGGCGTGCACGGATCACGGCTGGTCGTGGTGCTCGGCGGAATGGTGGACGCGGCCGAGGAGCGCGACGTCCTGTTGAAGATCTCCGAGGGCTTCGGGGACGGACCGGTCGTGGCGGGCCCGACCGTGGAAAGCCTCGCCGACGCGCACCGCTCCGCGGAGGACGCGCTCTCCGGGCTGCGGGCCGTGGTGGCCTGGCCTGCCGCTCCTCGGCCGGTGCGGTCCACCGATCTGCTGCCGGAACGGGCGCTGGCGGGCGACCCCGGCGCCGAGCGGCAGCTCGTCGAGCAGGTGATGATGCCGCTGGCCGAGTCCAGTGGCGGGCTGCTGGAGACGGTGCAGGCCTATCTCGAGGTCGGCGGCGTGCTGGAGGCCTGCGCGAAGACCCTGTTCGTGCATCCGAACACCGTGCGTTATCGGCTGCGCCGGGTGGCGGAGCTGACCGGGTACAACCCGGCGGATCCCCGCGACGCGCTGGTCCTCCAGGTCGCTCTCAAGGTGGGCAGGCTCGCGCACGCCCGAGGGCTGTGGTGA
- a CDS encoding ACP S-malonyltransferase → MFSERVIALLAPGQGSQSPGMLTPWLEAEGAREQLADWSEATGLDLVRLGTEADAEEIKDTAVTQPLVVALTLLAAEELCRRIDLPTNLTIAGHSVGELAAAALAGVFRPIDAVRLAAVRGREMADACALEASGMSAVLGGEPDVVLARLAELGLDPANRNGGGQIVAAGPLDALSALSEEPPEGARVRPLAVAGAFHTRFMAPAEEALRKHAESVEVAHPVRPLLSNFDGGAQDDGAEILRRLVAQVTRPVRWDACMATLADQGVTAVVELPPAGALVGLVKRGMKGTKTVPLKTPADLDKAVQVITEHAADADTTSETTR, encoded by the coding sequence GTGTTCAGTGAACGGGTGATCGCACTGCTCGCGCCAGGACAGGGTTCTCAGTCGCCCGGCATGCTGACCCCGTGGCTGGAGGCCGAGGGTGCCCGCGAACAGTTGGCCGACTGGTCCGAGGCCACGGGTCTCGACCTCGTCCGGCTGGGCACCGAGGCCGACGCGGAGGAGATCAAGGACACTGCGGTCACCCAGCCGCTGGTCGTCGCGCTGACCCTGCTGGCAGCCGAGGAGCTGTGCCGCCGGATCGACCTGCCCACGAACCTGACGATCGCGGGCCACTCCGTCGGAGAACTCGCCGCAGCGGCGCTGGCGGGGGTGTTCCGGCCGATCGACGCGGTACGTCTCGCGGCGGTACGCGGCCGGGAGATGGCCGACGCCTGCGCGTTGGAGGCCAGCGGGATGTCCGCCGTGCTGGGCGGCGAGCCTGACGTGGTGCTCGCCAGGCTGGCGGAGCTGGGGCTCGACCCGGCGAACCGCAACGGCGGCGGCCAGATCGTCGCGGCGGGCCCGCTCGATGCGCTGAGCGCCCTGAGCGAGGAACCGCCGGAAGGCGCCAGGGTGCGACCGCTGGCCGTCGCGGGCGCCTTCCACACCCGGTTCATGGCCCCTGCTGAAGAGGCGCTGCGCAAGCACGCCGAGTCTGTCGAGGTCGCCCACCCGGTCCGCCCGCTGCTCTCGAACTTCGACGGCGGAGCACAGGACGACGGCGCCGAGATCCTACGGCGACTCGTCGCGCAGGTCACCCGCCCGGTGCGCTGGGACGCCTGCATGGCCACGCTCGCCGATCAGGGCGTCACCGCCGTCGTCGAACTGCCGCCTGCCGGGGCGCTCGTCGGCCTCGTCAAGCGGGGCATGAAAGGCACGAAGACCGTGCCGTTGAAGACCCCCGCCGACCTGGACAAAGCCGTCCAGGTGATCACCGAACACGCCGCCGACGCCGACACCACCTCGGAGACCACTCGATGA
- a CDS encoding beta-ketoacyl-ACP synthase III, giving the protein MSAERPRITLRTGPANTRILGLGSALGNRVVTNDDLAKTIDTSDEWIRERVGIVSRRLSDQDQTLVSMGVEAGSKAVADAGLAAAEIDTLIFATCTMPGPIPNAAAQTADAIGIKAGAAFDLNAACAGFSYALGTASDLVRGGSARRVLVIGAERFTDWVDWTDRANAIIFADGAGAAVVGPAEEPGIGPVAWGSAGDLAQTIHLRDNRFIYQEGQAVFRWATTKIAPVAEDAVAAAGLKLSDIDALVPHQANLRIVESIAKRLRAKGAREDLVVARDIVHTGNTSAASIPIALDHMRAAGEISHGDVVLLIGFGAGLSYAGQVVVCP; this is encoded by the coding sequence ATGAGCGCCGAACGGCCTCGGATCACCCTGCGCACCGGACCCGCCAACACGCGCATCCTCGGTCTGGGCAGCGCGCTCGGCAATCGGGTGGTCACGAACGACGACCTCGCCAAGACCATCGACACCTCTGACGAGTGGATCCGAGAACGCGTCGGCATCGTGAGCAGGCGGCTGTCGGATCAGGATCAGACCTTGGTGAGCATGGGCGTCGAGGCGGGCTCCAAGGCCGTGGCCGACGCCGGGTTAGCAGCCGCCGAGATCGACACCCTCATCTTCGCCACCTGCACGATGCCCGGCCCGATCCCCAACGCCGCCGCGCAGACCGCGGACGCGATCGGCATCAAGGCGGGAGCGGCCTTCGATCTCAACGCGGCCTGTGCGGGCTTCAGCTACGCGTTGGGCACCGCATCCGACCTGGTTCGAGGCGGATCGGCACGTCGAGTGCTGGTGATCGGCGCCGAGCGTTTCACCGACTGGGTCGACTGGACGGATCGCGCGAACGCGATCATCTTCGCCGACGGGGCGGGCGCCGCCGTCGTCGGACCGGCCGAGGAGCCGGGAATCGGACCGGTGGCGTGGGGCAGCGCGGGTGACCTGGCGCAGACCATCCACCTTCGGGACAACCGTTTCATCTACCAGGAGGGGCAGGCGGTCTTCCGCTGGGCCACCACCAAAATCGCCCCGGTCGCCGAGGATGCGGTGGCGGCCGCGGGACTGAAGCTGTCGGACATCGACGCACTCGTACCGCACCAGGCCAATCTCCGCATCGTCGAGTCGATCGCCAAACGGCTTCGCGCCAAGGGCGCACGGGAGGACCTGGTGGTCGCCAGGGACATCGTGCACACCGGCAACACCTCGGCCGCCTCGATCCCGATCGCGCTGGATCACATGCGCGCCGCGGGTGAGATCTCTCACGGCGACGTGGTGCTGCTGATCGGCTTCGGCGCGGGGTTGTCCTACGCGGGGCAGGTGGTGGTGTGCCCATGA
- a CDS encoding acyl carrier protein — MSNEGTTFIADGLAAIVEEVAGVAADDVTQDKSFIDDLDIDSLSMVEIAVQAEDKFGVKIPDDELANLKTVGDAVKYIDDNK, encoded by the coding sequence GTGTCGAACGAGGGAACCACCTTCATCGCCGACGGTCTGGCCGCGATCGTCGAAGAGGTCGCCGGTGTCGCCGCTGACGACGTCACCCAGGACAAGTCCTTCATCGACGACCTGGACATCGACTCGCTGTCGATGGTCGAGATCGCCGTGCAGGCCGAGGACAAGTTCGGCGTCAAGATCCCCGATGACGAACTCGCCAACCTCAAGACCGTGGGCGATGCGGTGAAGTACATCGACGACAACAAGTGA
- a CDS encoding beta-ketoacyl-[acyl-carrier-protein] synthase family protein, translating to MTDNDVVVTGLGATTPLGGDVASTWDAMLAGRSGVRQIPAEWPEKYDLPVRIAAPLAVEPTDVLPRVQARRLDRCEQVAVIASRQAWADAGSPEVDPERLAVVVGTGIGGAITLLDQDDLLEQKGLRKVSPLTIPMLMPNGPAAAVGLELGSQGGVHAPVSACASGAEALAWGWRMLKAGEVDVVVAGGAEAVIHSLPVAGFAQMRALSTRNDEPERASRPFDADRDGFVLGEGAGIMVLERADYAAARGARVYGRLAGVGTSADAYHITAPEPTGRGQSSAIQKALRSADLSPSDVDHVNAHATSTPVGDVAEAVSIKSSIGDHPVVTAPKSSMGHLLGAAGAVESIIALLSLYHGVIPHTQNLENLDPGVELDVVADAPRKGTFTVAVNDAFGFGGHNVALAFTGGSPGL from the coding sequence GTGACCGACAACGACGTAGTCGTCACCGGGCTCGGCGCGACGACACCGCTCGGCGGTGACGTCGCGTCCACCTGGGACGCCATGCTCGCCGGACGCAGCGGCGTCCGGCAGATCCCTGCGGAATGGCCGGAGAAGTACGACCTCCCGGTTCGCATCGCCGCCCCCCTTGCGGTGGAGCCGACCGACGTGCTCCCCAGGGTCCAGGCCCGCAGGCTCGACCGCTGCGAGCAGGTCGCGGTCATCGCGTCGCGGCAGGCCTGGGCGGACGCCGGGTCTCCCGAGGTCGACCCGGAACGACTCGCCGTCGTCGTCGGCACCGGCATCGGCGGGGCCATCACGCTGCTCGACCAGGACGACCTGCTGGAGCAGAAGGGCCTGCGGAAGGTCTCGCCGCTGACCATCCCCATGTTGATGCCCAACGGACCGGCGGCCGCCGTCGGTCTGGAACTGGGTTCGCAGGGCGGAGTGCACGCGCCGGTCTCGGCCTGCGCCTCCGGCGCCGAGGCGCTCGCCTGGGGCTGGCGGATGCTCAAGGCAGGCGAGGTCGACGTGGTCGTGGCAGGCGGGGCCGAGGCAGTGATCCACTCACTGCCGGTCGCGGGATTCGCCCAGATGCGAGCGCTGAGCACCCGGAACGACGAGCCGGAGCGGGCCTCTCGGCCGTTCGACGCCGACCGGGACGGATTCGTCCTCGGTGAGGGCGCGGGCATCATGGTCCTCGAGCGGGCCGACTACGCCGCCGCCAGAGGAGCCCGCGTCTACGGCAGGCTGGCGGGCGTGGGCACCAGTGCCGACGCGTACCACATCACCGCCCCTGAGCCGACCGGTCGCGGCCAGTCCTCGGCCATCCAGAAGGCACTGCGCTCCGCGGACCTGTCGCCGTCCGACGTCGATCACGTCAACGCACATGCGACGTCCACTCCGGTGGGCGATGTGGCCGAGGCGGTGTCGATCAAGTCATCGATCGGTGATCACCCGGTGGTGACGGCACCCAAGTCGTCGATGGGTCATCTGCTCGGAGCGGCGGGCGCGGTCGAGTCGATCATCGCGCTGCTCTCGCTCTACCACGGCGTGATTCCGCACACCCAGAACCTGGAGAACCTCGACCCCGGCGTGGAGCTGGACGTCGTGGCGGACGCACCCCGCAAGGGCACGTTCACCGTGGCGGTGAACGACGCCTTCGGGTTCGGCGGACACAACGTCGCGCTCGCGTTCACTGGTGGAAGCCCCGGCCTGTAG
- a CDS encoding DUF3145 domain-containing protein, whose product MSTSGNTSGVVYVHSSPSAVCPHVEWAISGTVGTRVGLQWTAQPMAAGQLRAECNWSGAAGTGARLAAALRVWPMIRFEVTEEASPGIDGERFCHVPGLGLWRARTSANGDIVVTEDQLRTLLACGVERDTVTHRVGELLGAAWDDALEPFRPAGDGAPVTWLHQVG is encoded by the coding sequence GTGAGCACTAGTGGCAACACCAGTGGCGTCGTCTACGTCCACTCGTCGCCTTCTGCGGTCTGTCCGCATGTCGAGTGGGCGATCTCGGGAACGGTGGGCACGCGCGTCGGTCTTCAGTGGACTGCGCAGCCGATGGCCGCCGGTCAGCTGCGCGCCGAATGCAACTGGTCCGGCGCGGCGGGCACCGGAGCGCGTCTGGCCGCCGCGCTGCGCGTCTGGCCGATGATCCGCTTCGAGGTCACCGAGGAGGCGAGCCCCGGCATCGACGGCGAGCGCTTCTGCCATGTGCCCGGCCTCGGTCTGTGGCGGGCCAGAACCAGCGCCAACGGGGACATCGTGGTCACCGAGGACCAGCTGCGGACGCTGCTCGCCTGCGGCGTCGAACGGGACACCGTGACGCACCGGGTCGGCGAACTGCTCGGCGCCGCCTGGGACGACGCACTCGAACCGTTTCGGCCCGCAGGGGACGGCGCCCCGGTCACCTGGCTCCACCAGGTCGGTTGA